The Natronolimnobius baerhuensis DNA segment GCAGGAACGTGCCGAGGACGTCGTCAGCGAATTGAACGAACTCGGGATAGAGATCTCAAAAACCGGTGTTGTCACCCACGAAACCGAGCAGCAGTTCAATCACCTCGGTGAAGAATTTACGGACGAGTAGCCTCGAGTCGAATATATTACACTGTCTGTTGCGTTGAGACACGAACGACGCACACCGGAGCCAGTAACCAAATAATCTATTATATCCGACACATTTACACTGTAGTCGGCCATAGCGATATCGATGGCAACACAGCGTCCGGTAACTGATGGTACTGAGTCAGTCGTCCACCGAATCATCGATGGTGTCGCTGCGGTTCAGGACACACAGCCACCGAATCTCACTCGTCCCCTGTACGAAAGCGTCGATCCAGATGCCCTCAAGCGACTTATCGGGCGCTCAACTGACGCCGACCTCGAGATCCAGTTCGAGTACCAGGACTGTCTCATCACGGTCGATGGTGACGAGTCAGTAACGGTGTCACCGCTGCAGAATCGCGAAAACGACGAATGAGGACGTAACAGCGGTTTCTGGACGCTTTCTCCTCCTCAGATACAGACTGGTCCGTTCCAAAGTGAGTTAGCCGACGCAGACTCGAGACGGTGACCGAAAACCGGCCACCGTGGATTGGTGCGTTGGACGCGAATGTGATATCGCGAGTACGCACCACAGCAGATTACTGGAACGTTCGTCCGAGTTGGTCCTGCTGTTGTGGTTCGGCCGTATCGAACTCCGCTTCGATCTCTTCGTACTGCTCACGCGTTTCGGGGGTCACACTGGCGGTGACCTCCTCGAGTGCGTGCTCGAAGTGGTCCGTGCTGATGCGGACATTGCCAATCGTGTCGGTCATCTCCTCGGGATCAACCGAGTTGATGAACTCACGGCTGGCGGCCATCGACGCCTCACGACAGACCGCTTCGATGTCGGCACCGACGTAGCCTTCCGTCTCGCTGGCAAGCCACTCGAGGTCGACTGCATCGGCCAGGGGCTTGTCGCGGGTGTGGACCTCGAAGATGCGCTTGCGGCCCTCCTCGTCCGGCACAGGAACGTGGACGTGGCGGTCCAGTCGGCCGGGGCGGAGCAAGGCGCTGTCGATCAGGTCGGGGCGGTTGGTCGTCGCGATGACGACGACATCCTCGAGTTCCTCGAGTCCGTCGAGTTCGGTCAGCAGCTGGGAGACGACCCGCTCGCCGACGCCGGAGTCGGTCTGTCCCTGGCCGCGTTCGCCCGCGATAGAGTCGATCTCGTCGAAGAAGATCACGGTCGGGGCGTTCGACCGCGCCTTCTCGAAGACCTCGCGGACACCCTTCTCGGACTCGCCGACGTACTTGTTCAGCAGTTCGGGCCCCTTGATGGAGATGAAGTTCGACTCAGCTTCGTTCGCGACTGCTTTCGCGAGGAGCGTCTTCCCGGTTCCGGGTGGCCCGTACATGAGCACACCCTTTGCGGCCTGCATGTCCATCTGCTGGAAGACCTCGGGGTAATCGAGTGGCCACTGGATCGTCTCGCGGAGGCGCTCTTTGGTATCTCCGAGACCGCCAACATCGTTCCAGGTGATATCGGGGACTTCGACGAAGACCTCGCGCATTGCCGAGGGCTGGATGCCCTTGAGAGCCTCTTTGAAGTCGCCCTCGGTCACGCGCAGCGTCTCGAGGACTTCCGCGTCGATCTCGTCTTCCTCGAGATCGAGGTCGGGACGAATCCGACGCAGTGCGTTCATCGCGCCCTCGCGGGCGAGGCTCTCGAGGTCAGCACCGACGAAGCCATGGGTGTTCTCGGCGTAGCGCTCGAGGTCAATCGAGTCGGTCAGGGGCATCCCGCGGGTGTGGACCTGCAGGATTTCCTTGCGGCCGTCCTTGTCGGGGACGCCGATCTCGATTTCGCGGTCGAAGCGACCGCCACGGCGGAGTGCGGGGTCGATGTCGTCGACGCGGTTCGTCGCCGCGATGACGGTGACACGGCCCCGTTCCTCTAAGCCATCCATCAGCGAGAGCAGTTGGGCAACGACGCGTCGTTCGACGTCGCCACCTGCGTCCTCGCGTTTGGCGGCGATGGAGTCGAGTTCGTCGATGAAGATGATCGCGGGGGCGTTCTCCTCTGCGTCCTCGAAGACTTCCCGCAATTTCTCTTCTGACTCACCGTAGTACTTCGACATGATCTCCGGGCCGGAGATGGTCTCGAAGTGGGCGTCGATTTCGTTGGCGACGGCTTTCGCCATCAGCGTCTTTCCGGTACCCGGTGGGCCGTGCAGCAGGACGCCTTTTGGCGGTTCAATCCCCAACTGCTGGAACAGTTCGGGGTGGCGCATCGGCAACTCGATCATCTCGCGAACCTGATCGAGTTCGTTGTCCAAGCCCCCAATATCTTCGTACGTCACATCCGGGACGCCCTCGGGCGACGTGCCAGCGCCGCCGGAACTGACCTGTTCGGCTGGCGTCTCCGAAATATCGATGTTCGTCGAATCGGTGATAACGACGGTCCCACTTGGCGAGGTGCTCGCTATCTTCAGCGGCACAGATTGGCCGGAACTCGCCATCGGTCCAAACGAAAGCGAGAACGGCACCGTTTGGCCCTCGGTGACGGCCTGTCCGCTCAGCTTATCGCGAACGAGCGGGCCGATATCGCCCCGAATTCGGAGATTCTGTGGCAATGCGACAGTGACCGACTTTGCAGGGTTGACGTCCGCGGGCTCGATGTCGACACGGTCGTCGATCCCGACGTCGGCTTCCTGTCGCAGTCGTCCATCGATTCGGACGATCCCGCGACCCTCGTCTTCGGGGTAGCCCGGCCAGACTCGCGCAACGGCCTGGCTCTCGCCACCGCCGCTGATGACGATATAGTCCCCGTTCTCGAGATCGAGTTCCCGCATAGAGACGCGGTCGATTGCGGCCAGTCCGCGGCCAGCGTCTTTCTGTTTCAGTGGTTTGACGGTGAGTTTCATAGATCGTCCTCCAGTTCGATAGTGAGGACCCCGTTTTTGATAAACGTGTGCGCGTCGCTTGCACCGTCGGGGAGATCGAACTCGTACTGTTCGTCGTCAGCGATAACGATAACGGTGCCATCGGCTACATCGGCCGAGGCATCCACAGCCTCCGTTCCGAAATCGACCGCCAGTACCGTCGCGTCGTCGTACTCGTAGCGCCGGGCAACCTGCCCGCCGTCCGAAGTGAATTGCTCGAGAGTCATGGTTCAACTAACTCAAGGTAATCTATGCTACTATA contains these protein-coding regions:
- a CDS encoding CDC48 family AAA ATPase; this translates as MKLTVKPLKQKDAGRGLAAIDRVSMRELDLENGDYIVISGGGESQAVARVWPGYPEDEGRGIVRIDGRLRQEADVGIDDRVDIEPADVNPAKSVTVALPQNLRIRGDIGPLVRDKLSGQAVTEGQTVPFSLSFGPMASSGQSVPLKIASTSPSGTVVITDSTNIDISETPAEQVSSGGAGTSPEGVPDVTYEDIGGLDNELDQVREMIELPMRHPELFQQLGIEPPKGVLLHGPPGTGKTLMAKAVANEIDAHFETISGPEIMSKYYGESEEKLREVFEDAEENAPAIIFIDELDSIAAKREDAGGDVERRVVAQLLSLMDGLEERGRVTVIAATNRVDDIDPALRRGGRFDREIEIGVPDKDGRKEILQVHTRGMPLTDSIDLERYAENTHGFVGADLESLAREGAMNALRRIRPDLDLEEDEIDAEVLETLRVTEGDFKEALKGIQPSAMREVFVEVPDITWNDVGGLGDTKERLRETIQWPLDYPEVFQQMDMQAAKGVLMYGPPGTGKTLLAKAVANEAESNFISIKGPELLNKYVGESEKGVREVFEKARSNAPTVIFFDEIDSIAGERGQGQTDSGVGERVVSQLLTELDGLEELEDVVVIATTNRPDLIDSALLRPGRLDRHVHVPVPDEEGRKRIFEVHTRDKPLADAVDLEWLASETEGYVGADIEAVCREASMAASREFINSVDPEEMTDTIGNVRISTDHFEHALEEVTASVTPETREQYEEIEAEFDTAEPQQQDQLGRTFQ
- a CDS encoding DUF7127 family protein; the protein is MTLEQFTSDGGQVARRYEYDDATVLAVDFGTEAVDASADVADGTVIVIADDEQYEFDLPDGASDAHTFIKNGVLTIELEDDL
- a CDS encoding HalOD1 output domain-containing protein, which translates into the protein MATQRPVTDGTESVVHRIIDGVAAVQDTQPPNLTRPLYESVDPDALKRLIGRSTDADLEIQFEYQDCLITVDGDESVTVSPLQNRENDE